Genomic segment of Arachis hypogaea cultivar Tifrunner chromosome 16, arahy.Tifrunner.gnm2.J5K5, whole genome shotgun sequence:
CTTAATTGTTGCTGATTTGCACTGAACAATgttatatataacataatttaGCTTGTGTTGATGGAATTGTTAGTGCAGCAGTTGATGGAATGCATGCTGGTTTCatctttaatattattttagcttgtgttgttttaattttgtctttaatatATATCTAGATCATGGCTCCTCGGGGTCAAGGGTAAAGGTGTCAAGGGTCATAGAGGTTCTCGAACCACCACCGCAGCCGCTATTACCACCACCTCCACCTCTTCTGGGACTTCAGTTGTGCCAGATTTTCAGTCAGGACCACTTACCCAGCAACTGTATTTGATGGTGCCTAATCCAGGCTACACTGGTCTTCCTCCACCAACTTGGCTTACTCCAGGATGTATGGGCCCTCTACCACCCCCTCTTCCAATTTCGATTCCTCCTCCGTCTCGCAATTCCAGCATATTAGTTGATTCAGAGACACCTGGAAGCTCTAGTACATCTCCTCCATCAGAGACTGCATCGGTTCCTAATGTTGTCACAAAACAAATATTGGTTCCAGATGGAAAAACAAGGTAAAATTTGATTGCTTGAATTAGAGAAATAATTGCTTTTTTTAGTTTCCTAACTTGTCAATTCTTTATGAAATTATCAGTTGGTTATCTTTCCCTCCTGGTTCACAAAAGATTACAGAGATCATCAAGAAACGGTATGATAAACCATCTAAAAAGTTTGGGGATGTCCCTCTTTTGAGAAAGAAGCTTTGGTTTAAGGAGTGGAAggtaaaaataacatatatatcaatgatcatatatgatttatgtatatatttgtCATCTATACTATAATTCTACCCTTTCTTTTTTGCTAATGTGCTGATTAATGTCCtgcaagaaaaatatcatgagaaTATGTGTTTCACTTAGCTTTATAAATGTCCAATATATAAATTGCTAAGTTTTGTTTACCTATTTCAATCAGTTTTGAATAATCATAATAATCATGTTAATATACCATAATTCATGATATATAGTTATATAGCTAAAATAGGAATATACAGGATCCAAAAAGAGGTAACAATGAATCATGAACTAGAGAAAAATGGGAGCAAACATGCAGTAGGTTAACATCCAGGGTCTTAATTATGATAGAGAGCTCTTGGATCCAAAAAGAGCTTAATACTGGGTTATTTTCTTGTCTTATCTTATATTATAGTATCATTTTTATGTACAGAGCCATTTTCTTATTGATTATGATGAGGAGGAGTTTTTTTGGAGGGCTTTCAAATATAGGACAAGTAAGCGATTTATCCAAATGATGTCGGATATCCGTGAGGGTGTGGATACAACCCACGAATGGCCAATTCCTGCTTACAAAAAGGTGTTGGAAAAGTACTGGAAAACGGATGAGAaatggaaaaatataagaaaaaaagcgAGGGAGAATCGAGCGTCACTCTTAGGTGGTTCTGTCCATTGCGGTGGTTCTATTCCACTGAGCTCAACTATAGAGAGGATGGTAACATAATTTAAGTAGCTTTAGATCTTATTTAATAgacatttatttatataaaatttttttattttgtgtttatgtGAAACAGAAGAAGCAGTTGGACCGTACACCAACTCATGAGGAAGTCTTCAAGGAAACCCACACACTTAAAAGTGACAAGTCTAAATGGGTGGACAAACGCTCTCAAGACACTCATGTGAGATATAGTATaaatattaagtagatagatttTTCACTACTACTATTTAGTTTCTTCTCTGTTACTTATTATTAGTAGTTGTAGTAATAGTATTTTTTAACTTTGTTTTTTTAACAGAATTACATCCAAAAACCAGAGTTATAGTACCTTTGTTTTTTAACATTTCAAGCAAAATGAGACTCTAATTTCTTCCAGATCTGAGAAAAGCAACATGTGTTTTAATTTACATATCTGAAAAAGATGGATTCACTGTTCCTTTTGCTGCATTTTCAGTGAGATGTTGGAGTAATTCATGACCtttattttgttggtttagcGAAGCAAAATCTTATGTCATTGATGCCATTTTGGCTTGACTTTGATTAATAATTAtactaattcatttttttcaaataattgttTATTTTGAACAAAATAGTATATTAGAAATTGAACAATGTGAACTATGCATGAAGACAAGAATATTGAATTGGCTCACCTaattatagattattatatatatatatatatatatatatatatatatatatatatatatatatatatatatatatatatatatatagatagattcTAATCAATGAGTATTTGATATGTTAATGAATTGAGTTTTTGTGTGGTAAACAAATGTTGTTAATAATGCATGCCACCTAATTGGGATATTCTCTGTTTGATGTCTTGATTTATGTCATTTATTCTTCTACTTTAGTTAATTGTTCTTTTCGCCAATTGTTCCTGTTTCTTCTTGTGAgaatattattttgtattttgtaatgAGAATCATGAATATTTTAGAGCTTATTCTATTTGAATTATTGGGAAAGGATGAAAATTTGTTGGTATTTTGTAATCATTGTGCAACAGGAGAAGTTTATAAAAAAGTTAGCAGAAGTTCAGGACCAACATGTCGAGGCTCAAGCACAAGGAATGGAGCTACCACCAATTGATGAAGACTTGATTTGGGAGGAAGTGTGTGGTGGGCAAAAGAAGAATTGAGTTTATGGAAAAGGAGCATTCTTTTCTAGATTTATTAAGTCTAGAACCACTTCTGCCAACTTTGTATTTGGAAGAGCATCTACAAATCAAAATTTTGTTCTTGATTTGCGAAAACAGATTAATAATCTCAATGAAGAGCTTTTTCAACGTGTTACTCAACAGACAGATGAGCGTATTAGTAAGTTGTTAGATACACGCTTGGctcctttggaaaagactcaaaagaagttagaaaagttaGAACGGGCAATTGGAAAGGCTAAGAAGGAAAAGCTGAAACGGAAGAGATGGAATGAGGCTTATGTTAGCTATTACAAGAAGGTTAGAGCGTCAAGTAGTTCCACTACTGCTCCACTGCCACTGCCACCGCCACCGCCGCCATCTTCAATCTCTTCGGATGAAGACTATGATGATGATGGGGATGAAGATGACACTGAGGACTATAGTTGATAAATTTAGTATGGTTAAACAATATACTGAGGATTATAGTTGataatacactttgtttatgtcttgaattatattgacttgcttgtttataataCTTTTCTTT
This window contains:
- the LOC140180350 gene encoding uncharacterized protein isoform X1, coding for MMSDIREGVDTTHEWPIPAYKKVLEKYWKTDEKWKNIRKKARENRASLLGGSVHCGGSIPLSSTIERMKKQLDRTPTHEEVFKETHTLKSDKSKWVDKRSQDTHEKFIKKLAEVQDQHVEAQAQGMELPPIDEDLIWEEVCGGQKKN